The genomic stretch GTACCTGCACCTTTTCTTAAATTTACATTATCGGTAGTTTTACAAGTCATATAAACGGATGAGTCCTTAGTTTTGTTAATATGCTTTACCGGAACATAACCTGCTTTTCCTGAGCTGTCTTTACAATAAACCCAGCTACCACTACTATTCTTTTGAATGTAAAGTGCTTGTCCCTTTTTTATTGTCTTAACAACTTCACCTTTGGAACTAGCTGACTTTCTCATATTAAAATTACCGTTTGCAGTAACTTTATACTTGTTGCTATAAGCTGAAGAAGTTATAGGCATAACAAAAAAGGTTGAAATTACGATTATCATAGCCAGAAAAACACTAATAGCTTTTCTAGCTGAAAACGAATTATCCATTGAAATCACCCACTCATTGTTTAAAAAATATTTTTCTATACTTATCTATGTACTGAGCAACTGCTACCTTAATTGCAAAGTCATAAAGTATAAAAATCAAATTACCTGCCAATAGGAAAATTAAAGGAATGTTAACTCCAAAAACTTCAAATGCATCCTTTGGTAATGAAAAAACAAAAAGCATTAAGAAATAAACAGATACACAAGCAGCATTGAAAATTGCAAATTTTATGATATACTGAACCACTTTACTTTTTAGTCTTTCTATATAGCTTTTCACTACAGGATAATAACCAAAAAACAAAGTAAAGAACAGTGCTGCCTCTTTATCGGAAACAAACAAAATTGACATTATGGAGATTACTGCATAAACAAGCATTGACCAGCCAAAACCAAATTCTAGGAAAATTGAAATTAGAAAAATTCCTGATAGAACCGGAAAGGCATATGTGCCAAAAGGAAAAATTCCTGTAAACATCATAAGTGCTAAAGATACTGCAGAAATTACACCACCAATGGCAATTTTAAAGGCCTGAGTTTGTTTCATTAGCATCCACCACCACAACAGTTACAACACATATCTGCACACATCATACCGGCACACATATCGCAACAACTACAGCCATACTGTTGATTAGGCTGATTATATGCACCACCTGCACCGTACTGTCTTGCACGCATTATGTTCTGATAAGCTGCTGTATATTCAGGATTACCCGGATTCATTTGTACTGCCCTTTGGATATACTGAAAGGCTTGTTCTCCCCAACCTTTCTTGGAAGCAATCATACCCTTTAGGAAGTACCACTCAGCAATCTTCTGAGAATCTGCCATTGAATCCAACATTCTGTCAGCTTCATCAAGACTGTTTGCCATAATTAGCTGACGAACTCTCTGGAAGATTGGATCAGATGCACCACCATAACCGGTACTTGAACCATATGATGATTGGTTCTGAGAATTTTTATTTTTTCTCATATCCATAATCATATCATATGCTTCGTTTATTTCTTTCATTTTTTCATCTGCAACATCTTTTAAAGGAGAATCAACATACTTATCAGGATGATACTTTTTTGCAAGTTTTCTGTATGCTGTCTTTACTTCTTCATCAGATGCTGTTTCTGGAATATCCAAAATTTTATACGGATTTGTTACCATTCTTTTCCTCCGAAAATAAAACTGCTCTCTGCTTTTGAGCTAGTCCTTTAAGCAAAATATTATCAATAATACCTTTATATAATGTAATATCAAGTAATTCAAAGGCATTATATGCTTGTGCTAAAGACTGGTTC from Ruminococcus bovis encodes the following:
- a CDS encoding J domain-containing protein, coding for MVTNPYKILDIPETASDEEVKTAYRKLAKKYHPDKYVDSPLKDVADEKMKEINEAYDMIMDMRKNKNSQNQSSYGSSTGYGGASDPIFQRVRQLIMANSLDEADRMLDSMADSQKIAEWYFLKGMIASKKGWGEQAFQYIQRAVQMNPGNPEYTAAYQNIMRARQYGAGGAYNQPNQQYGCSCCDMCAGMMCADMCCNCCGGGC